The Sulfurimonas sp. HSL3-2 genome segment GCCGAACTCTATTGTAGTCGATTGTAAAAGTTCCGGTTTTGGAAAAGGGAAAAGCAGGGTCTTAAGCGGTGAGATTATAAGCGGTTTTTTGTTGCTTTTATAGTAAGTTCTAAGTGCTGAAAAAAGTTCAAAAAGCTCCTCTTTAAAGGGACGAAGGTCATCTTTAAAACGTGCTCTGAAATCTGGGAATACGATATAGTCGAGATTAAAATATCTGACGACATCTGCAAGTGAAGATGCCTCTTTGGCATCTTGACATATCAAGATATCCAATGATGGCTTTTTTTGTGTTTTTAGATACTCAAATAAACGTGTTTGCGACAAATCTTATCCTATAAAAAATTGTCGACATTTTAACATAACTAGCTTTTTTTAACCGAGGTATCCGTTTTTATTTTACTGTCACCCTCAAAAATACCTTTTGATTCTATGATCAGTTCTGATGAAGTTATTGTACCCACGACATGACCGCCGGCTTTAATATGCACTTTATCTGCATCTACAGTTCCGTCGACTTTCCCTTGAATGATGATGTATTTGGCGATAACATTGCCTTTTACATGCCCGTTTTTACCGATGTTTACATTCTTTTTCGAGTTTATAACACCTTCAAACTCTCCATCGACGTATAGATCG includes the following:
- a CDS encoding polymer-forming cytoskeletal protein, encoding MAIFNNSDVKPESSNSSSPDASTTIITVGAFIKGEINLECDLYVDGEFEGVINSKKNVNIGKNGHVKGNVIAKYIIIQGKVDGTVDADKVHIKAGGHVVGTITSSELIIESKGIFEGDSKIKTDTSVKKS